Proteins co-encoded in one Candidatus Neomarinimicrobiota bacterium genomic window:
- the guaA gene encoding glutamine-hydrolyzing GMP synthase: protein MTSDRETVLIVDFGSQYTQLIARRVRENNVYSEIVPHKVSFSDVKTVDPVAIVLSGGPSSVYAEKAPRFDENLLDMKVPILGICYGLQLLVDHFGGEVHSNSQGEYGFATISHDASSRLLDGVSNNTQVWMSHGDIVDSVPDGWIVAAKSANQIIAAVEHSARPIFGTQFHPEVAHTAEGIKILTNFLFNITRCRGDWTSASFVEETVADIRQTVGEKTVICGVSGGVDSAVAAKLLHSAIDGHLKAVFVDHGLLRKDEGRYITDTLQHGLDIPIECHDYSDQFLAKLKGVTDPEEKRAIIGEQFIRAFEKVAESHKGADLLAQGTLYPDVIESGGVLGTADLIKSHHNVGALPADMTFDLIEPLRELFKDEVREVGKTLGISDAILGRHPFPGPGLAVRIIGEITADRLTMLREADAIFIQALKDRGIYDDIWQAFCVLVPVKTVGVMGDQRTYANLISLRAVTSLDGMTADWYRMPYEVQAEISNKIVNSVKGVNRVVYDISSKPPSTIEWE, encoded by the coding sequence ATGACATCCGATAGAGAAACCGTCCTCATCGTAGATTTTGGTTCCCAGTACACGCAGCTTATTGCGCGCCGGGTACGCGAGAACAATGTCTATTCAGAAATCGTGCCGCATAAGGTCTCTTTCTCCGATGTGAAGACGGTAGATCCCGTAGCAATTGTCCTTTCGGGCGGTCCATCCAGCGTCTACGCGGAAAAGGCGCCCCGTTTCGATGAAAACCTGCTCGATATGAAGGTTCCCATCCTCGGTATATGCTACGGGCTTCAACTGCTGGTGGATCATTTCGGGGGAGAAGTGCACTCCAACAGTCAGGGGGAGTATGGTTTTGCCACCATCAGCCACGACGCTTCCAGCCGTTTGCTGGATGGCGTGTCAAATAACACGCAGGTCTGGATGAGTCACGGCGACATTGTTGACAGCGTCCCGGACGGCTGGATTGTAGCGGCAAAATCCGCCAATCAGATTATCGCCGCAGTCGAACATTCGGCACGGCCTATATTTGGTACCCAGTTTCACCCCGAAGTTGCCCATACAGCCGAAGGGATCAAGATCCTCACTAATTTTCTTTTTAATATCACCCGGTGCCGCGGCGATTGGACATCCGCATCCTTTGTTGAAGAGACAGTAGCCGATATCAGGCAGACGGTAGGAGAAAAAACTGTAATATGTGGCGTGAGTGGCGGTGTCGATTCCGCCGTAGCGGCAAAATTGCTGCATTCAGCTATCGATGGCCACTTGAAAGCGGTATTCGTCGATCACGGTCTTCTCAGGAAAGACGAAGGTAGATACATAACTGACACACTCCAGCATGGGTTGGATATTCCCATTGAGTGTCACGATTATTCAGATCAGTTCCTGGCTAAACTGAAGGGTGTGACAGATCCTGAGGAAAAGAGAGCTATCATCGGTGAACAATTCATCCGTGCCTTCGAGAAAGTTGCCGAGTCGCACAAGGGTGCTGATCTTCTGGCTCAGGGCACTCTTTATCCCGATGTCATCGAGAGCGGAGGAGTTCTCGGTACCGCTGATCTGATTAAATCGCATCACAACGTGGGTGCTCTTCCTGCGGACATGACTTTCGACTTGATTGAGCCCCTACGGGAACTTTTTAAGGACGAGGTGCGTGAAGTAGGGAAAACACTCGGTATCTCGGATGCAATTCTCGGTAGACATCCATTTCCGGGGCCCGGCTTGGCAGTCCGTATCATTGGTGAAATCACAGCTGATCGATTGACTATGCTGAGAGAAGCAGATGCGATCTTCATCCAAGCTTTGAAAGATAGGGGTATTTATGACGACATATGGCAGGCGTTCTGTGTGCTGGTGCCTGTGAAAACTGTGGGAGTTATGGGAGATCAGAGGACATATGCCAATCTTATCTCATTGAGGGCTGTCACAAGTCTTGATGGTA
- the tsaB gene encoding tRNA (adenosine(37)-N6)-threonylcarbamoyltransferase complex dimerization subunit type 1 TsaB, with translation MNLLAIETATSVCGVALFWEDKLLDLEEAELEKEHAEKLPQFYREVMLRNSFHLKDLDAIAVSIGPGSFTGLRIGLSFAKGLAFAVDLPLVPVPTLITLASGVETGDARVRSVLRSHRDYIYYQDFSMEENTATEMGIPLSSLWDEMLQEAPNGTLICHYGCSELIASRPGECYYKAITPSAARVGELAIRSIDAWQQKDFRTLEPNYISHFRVGSRKKAV, from the coding sequence GTGAATCTGTTAGCTATTGAAACAGCAACCTCTGTCTGCGGCGTAGCCCTTTTTTGGGAGGATAAACTTCTTGATCTCGAGGAAGCCGAGCTGGAAAAAGAGCATGCTGAAAAACTTCCCCAGTTTTACCGTGAAGTCATGCTGAGAAACAGTTTTCACTTGAAGGATCTTGATGCTATCGCTGTATCCATAGGCCCCGGTTCCTTTACCGGTCTGCGTATCGGACTCAGTTTTGCAAAAGGTCTCGCTTTTGCCGTGGATCTTCCTCTTGTCCCCGTGCCGACCTTGATCACACTCGCTTCGGGGGTGGAAACTGGTGATGCAAGAGTGAGGTCAGTGTTGCGGTCACACCGAGACTATATCTATTACCAGGATTTCTCCATGGAGGAGAACACAGCTACGGAGATGGGAATACCACTTTCCTCTCTTTGGGATGAAATGCTGCAGGAGGCCCCAAATGGTACCCTCATATGCCACTATGGTTGCAGCGAATTGATTGCATCACGTCCCGGTGAATGTTACTATAAAGCGATAACTCCATCGGCCGCCCGTGTGGGTGAGTTGGCGATTCGTAGTATTGATGCATGGCAACAAAAGGATTTCCGTACTCTGGAGCCAAACTACATCTCTCACTTCAGAGTCGGGAGCAGAAAGAAAGCAGTCTGA
- the surE gene encoding 5'/3'-nucleotidase SurE: MPESTILITNDDGIHSKGILALQQSMKNLGRTVVVAPETEKSAVGHAITISDPIRIREITRGDSFAGYAVGGTPADCVKLGVKALLDNCPDLIVSGVNRGANVGMSIIYSGTVSAATEGVILGVPSIAVSLDTWVDTDYSYAAEVAYEFGSIVLRNGLSSGTALNINVPDLEKKAIKGIRLTKQGDSYYEEAFDRRIDPRQRIYYWMDGRLVESEENLDLDDIALREGYVSVTPLHYNLTDHRCLTELDKWSVFKNDIR, encoded by the coding sequence ATGCCTGAGTCGACCATCCTGATTACCAATGACGACGGTATCCATTCCAAAGGGATTCTCGCCTTACAGCAGTCAATGAAAAATCTAGGCCGCACTGTTGTGGTGGCACCGGAGACAGAGAAGAGCGCAGTGGGACATGCCATCACAATATCAGATCCTATCAGGATTCGTGAGATCACGAGGGGGGATAGCTTTGCTGGTTATGCTGTTGGTGGGACACCTGCCGATTGCGTCAAGCTCGGCGTTAAGGCGCTTCTGGATAATTGCCCTGATCTTATCGTATCGGGGGTCAATCGCGGCGCTAACGTAGGCATGAGTATCATCTATTCAGGTACGGTATCAGCCGCCACGGAAGGTGTAATTCTGGGGGTGCCGTCAATCGCTGTCTCTCTTGATACATGGGTAGATACTGACTACAGCTATGCGGCTGAAGTTGCGTATGAGTTTGGTTCAATTGTACTCCGCAACGGCCTGTCATCCGGCACAGCCCTGAACATCAACGTTCCTGATTTAGAAAAGAAAGCGATCAAGGGAATTCGATTGACGAAGCAAGGCGACAGCTATTACGAAGAAGCTTTTGACAGACGCATAGATCCGCGACAGAGAATCTATTACTGGATGGACGGCCGACTGGTTGAATCTGAAGAAAATCTGGATCTGGATGATATCGCCTTGAGAGAGGGTTACGTATCTGTCACACCTCTGCACTACAACCTGACTGATCACCGCTGTCTGACCGAACTGGATAAATGGAGTGTATTTAAGAATGACATCCGATAG
- the tsaE gene encoding tRNA (adenosine(37)-N6)-threonylcarbamoyltransferase complex ATPase subunit type 1 TsaE — translation MIHTSTSGSPEETVLLGAELAASLEPGDVVALSGELGSGKTTFVQGLARGLGVAQFVNSPTFKIVNELEGRIPLYHLDFYRINSEEELINLGIEHYLFSRGVAVIEWADRYPHFLPKDAFRVEIECPEETSRKISINHPTHRESVSY, via the coding sequence GTGATTCATACGTCTACCTCTGGATCGCCCGAAGAGACGGTGCTGTTGGGCGCGGAGCTGGCCGCTTCACTTGAGCCGGGTGATGTGGTGGCACTTTCGGGAGAACTCGGCAGCGGTAAAACTACCTTTGTACAGGGATTAGCACGGGGGTTGGGCGTGGCGCAGTTTGTCAATTCTCCCACTTTCAAGATTGTCAATGAGCTGGAGGGGCGGATCCCCCTTTATCATCTTGATTTCTACCGCATAAATTCGGAAGAGGAGTTGATCAATCTAGGTATTGAACACTACCTGTTCAGCCGGGGAGTTGCGGTGATTGAATGGGCCGATCGTTATCCGCACTTCCTCCCAAAGGATGCTTTCCGCGTAGAGATAGAGTGTCCCGAAGAAACAAGTCGCAAGATTTCCATTAACCATCCCACTCACCGTGAATCTGTTAGCTATTGA
- the accD gene encoding acetyl-CoA carboxylase, carboxyltransferase subunit beta: protein MNAWFKRQRQKLSTDPKKAVPDGLWEKCTECEEILFRRELARTMWVCPKCQYHFRLNPKDYLDIIFGTHAYEELNPHLRSGDPLKFRANKKYTDQIKAAMAKTGTSDVLTTVVGPLGNYRVVVGVMDFSFIGGSMGSVVGEKLSRAIDYAIKEEHAVITVSASGGARMQEGIYSLMQMAKTSAKLARFSQSGGLHISLLTDPTTGGVSASYGMLGDVILAEPGALIGFAGPRVIKQTIGEDLPTGFQRAEFLLEKGFVDRIVSRKELRDVLIKIMNFAYA, encoded by the coding sequence ATGAACGCTTGGTTCAAAAGGCAGAGACAGAAACTCAGCACAGACCCGAAGAAGGCCGTTCCTGACGGATTATGGGAGAAATGTACTGAATGTGAGGAGATTCTTTTCCGGCGTGAACTGGCCAGGACCATGTGGGTCTGTCCAAAGTGCCAGTATCATTTCCGTCTGAACCCGAAGGACTATCTCGACATCATCTTTGGCACGCATGCGTACGAAGAACTGAATCCCCACCTCAGGTCCGGTGATCCTCTTAAGTTCAGGGCCAACAAGAAGTATACTGATCAGATTAAGGCAGCCATGGCTAAGACCGGTACGTCGGATGTTCTCACTACTGTGGTTGGTCCGCTCGGTAATTACCGGGTAGTGGTGGGTGTGATGGATTTTTCATTTATAGGCGGGAGTATGGGTTCGGTTGTGGGTGAAAAACTGTCCCGTGCCATCGATTATGCTATTAAAGAAGAACATGCAGTGATCACTGTATCAGCCTCCGGTGGCGCAAGAATGCAAGAAGGAATCTACTCTTTGATGCAAATGGCAAAAACTTCGGCTAAGCTGGCACGCTTTTCTCAATCCGGAGGACTACACATCTCACTACTCACGGATCCAACAACAGGCGGTGTAAGTGCAAGCTACGGTATGTTGGGGGATGTTATCTTGGCCGAACCCGGCGCTCTCATCGGATTCGCAGGACCAAGGGTGATAAAACAGACGATTGGAGAGGATCTTCCTACCGGTTTCCAGCGGGCCGAGTTTCTGCTCGAAAAGGGTTTTGTTGACCGGATAGTTAGCAGGAAGGAGTTACGCGACGTGTTGATAAAAATTATGAACTTTGCCTATGCCTGA
- a CDS encoding bifunctional response regulator/alkaline phosphatase family protein, with protein sequence MRGRILWVDDEIELLKPHILYMEEKGYSVETVTNGRDAVSSISGSRFDLVLLDQMMPGMDGIATLHEIKEVNLAIPIIMITKNEEEWLMDEAISAKTAGYLTKPVNPSQIFLACKKIMEEEQILEQRTASGYLKDFQEIEAALATELDADDWWKLYLRIVQWQIEMGERKDLGLSDTLDDQLKSANRKFTQFISENYERWLQSEPGMRPITSVDVITDFVLPHLKTKKKVFFLLVDCFRLDQALTILSDIQRYFDVEYDYHLSLLPSATPFCRNAIFSGEFLSDLKDKTPRLWQDMIKDETSMNRFEPDLLKRLLKNLTGEDVPFVYRKVSVAKEGRSFLGHLKEYMDTPLITLVVNAVDLLTHHRAKSDILQEMIADESGYRSTVKTWFANSWLLDVLRTLSDSDYTVILTSDHGSVRVKKGVRVRADRETSSGVRYKYGKNLNCSDKNAMVVKRPPQFKLPEMITGTNYLIAKDDVYFVYPTQYRKYLHQFEESFQHGGISMEEMLVPTFTLKSRLA encoded by the coding sequence TTGCGCGGACGAATTCTCTGGGTTGATGACGAGATAGAACTGCTGAAACCTCATATTCTCTACATGGAGGAAAAAGGTTACAGCGTTGAAACAGTTACCAACGGTAGAGATGCGGTCTCGAGTATTAGCGGCAGTCGGTTCGACCTCGTACTCCTCGATCAGATGATGCCCGGGATGGATGGCATCGCTACCTTGCATGAGATCAAGGAAGTGAACCTCGCAATTCCCATTATCATGATAACAAAGAACGAGGAAGAGTGGCTGATGGACGAAGCTATATCCGCAAAGACTGCCGGCTACCTCACCAAACCTGTCAACCCCAGTCAGATCTTCCTCGCCTGCAAAAAGATAATGGAAGAAGAACAGATCCTAGAGCAGAGGACAGCTTCCGGCTACCTCAAAGACTTTCAGGAAATCGAAGCTGCTCTGGCGACAGAACTGGATGCTGACGACTGGTGGAAGCTCTACCTGAGGATCGTCCAGTGGCAGATTGAAATGGGTGAAAGGAAAGATCTTGGATTATCTGATACACTTGATGATCAGCTTAAAAGTGCCAATCGGAAGTTCACTCAGTTCATTTCTGAAAATTATGAACGCTGGCTCCAGTCCGAACCCGGGATGCGGCCGATTACTTCAGTGGATGTTATAACAGATTTCGTCCTGCCGCATCTGAAGACGAAAAAGAAAGTCTTCTTTCTCCTCGTGGACTGTTTCCGCCTCGATCAGGCGCTCACTATTCTGTCGGACATTCAGCGCTATTTCGATGTTGAATATGACTACCATCTATCACTGTTGCCCTCGGCAACACCCTTTTGCCGCAATGCCATATTCAGCGGGGAATTCCTGTCTGACTTAAAAGATAAAACACCCAGGCTGTGGCAAGACATGATAAAGGATGAAACGAGCATGAACCGGTTTGAACCGGATCTCCTAAAAAGGTTGCTAAAGAATCTGACAGGTGAAGATGTCCCATTTGTCTATCGCAAAGTCAGTGTAGCAAAAGAGGGCAGAAGTTTCCTGGGCCATCTTAAGGAATATATGGATACTCCCCTGATCACACTTGTGGTTAATGCCGTTGATCTGTTAACCCACCATCGCGCAAAGTCGGATATCCTGCAGGAGATGATAGCCGATGAATCCGGATACCGCTCGACAGTTAAAACGTGGTTCGCTAACTCGTGGCTGCTCGACGTCTTACGGACGCTAAGTGATTCAGACTATACTGTAATTCTCACTTCGGATCACGGCAGTGTTAGAGTAAAAAAAGGAGTGCGCGTACGGGCTGATCGGGAGACGTCCTCAGGAGTTCGCTACAAGTACGGCAAGAATCTCAATTGTTCCGATAAGAACGCTATGGTGGTAAAGCGCCCGCCGCAATTTAAACTGCCGGAAATGATCACAGGTACCAATTATCTGATCGCCAAAGATGACGTCTATTTTGTCTATCCAACTCAGTACAGGAAATATCTGCATCAATTTGAGGAAAGTTTCCAACACGGCGGCATTTCAATGGAAGAGATGCTTGTTCCGACCTTTACTCTGAAAAGCAGGTTAGCGTGA